Proteins encoded together in one Pseudomonas sp. TCU-HL1 window:
- a CDS encoding CrfX protein, which yields MRMHDPFEESLRDLLKASPQPDHDDDATLGRVLKTANRQVGAGDLFSLIGHWLEAMMIALNNGSPHLAPVSRRNASVRSADKAD from the coding sequence GTGCGCATGCACGATCCATTTGAAGAATCCCTGCGGGACCTGCTCAAAGCGTCGCCGCAACCCGATCATGATGATGACGCGACCCTGGGCCGCGTGCTCAAGACCGCCAATCGTCAGGTGGGGGCGGGGGATCTGTTCAGCCTCATAGGCCACTGGCTCGAGGCCATGATGATCGCCCTCAACAATGGTTCGCCCCACCTGGCGCCAGTTTCGCGCCGTAACGCTTCTGTCCGTTCTGCAGATAAGGCTGATTGA
- a CDS encoding zinc transporter ZntB — MFEEQNAQAGLVHAFVLDGQGGAEPISRDALQMLQLSPEQSVWLHWDRSHPLARRWLREQSGLSEFTCDLLLEESTRPRMLALPGDELLLFLRGVNLNPGAVPEDMVSVRIFASAQRIVSLRLRPLHATDELIEQWAKGTGPKVASEVLLYLAEHLTDKVDSLVAELAEKVDDQEEHLDNNERFRPDHDMMLQIRRRAAGLKRFLAPQRDIYGQLARSRVPWSVEDDSDYWNELNNRLTRYLEELELIRERIGLVLESESRRQGERTSRTMYLLGITTGFFLPLSFITGLLGMNVRGIPGDETPYGFVLACALILGIASFQLWLFRRLRWL; from the coding sequence ATGTTCGAGGAGCAGAACGCCCAGGCGGGGCTGGTGCATGCCTTCGTGCTGGACGGGCAGGGTGGTGCGGAGCCGATTTCCCGGGATGCCCTGCAGATGCTTCAGCTCAGTCCTGAGCAGAGCGTCTGGCTGCATTGGGATCGCAGCCATCCGCTGGCGCGACGCTGGCTGCGCGAGCAGAGCGGGCTGTCCGAGTTCACCTGCGACCTGCTGCTGGAAGAAAGCACCCGTCCGCGAATGCTGGCCCTGCCAGGCGACGAGTTGCTGTTGTTCCTGCGTGGCGTGAACCTGAATCCTGGCGCTGTGCCGGAAGATATGGTCTCGGTTCGGATCTTCGCTTCAGCGCAACGCATTGTCTCCTTGCGCCTGCGGCCCCTGCACGCCACCGATGAGCTGATCGAACAGTGGGCAAAGGGCACCGGCCCGAAGGTGGCGTCCGAGGTGCTGCTGTATCTGGCTGAGCATCTGACCGACAAGGTCGATTCGCTGGTGGCGGAGCTGGCTGAGAAGGTCGACGATCAGGAAGAGCACCTGGACAACAACGAGCGTTTCCGTCCGGATCACGACATGATGTTGCAGATCCGGCGGCGTGCAGCCGGGCTCAAGCGCTTCCTGGCACCCCAGCGCGATATCTATGGGCAGTTGGCGCGCAGTCGCGTGCCCTGGTCCGTCGAAGACGACAGTGACTACTGGAACGAGCTGAACAACCGCCTGACCCGTTACCTGGAAGAGCTGGAGCTGATTCGCGAGCGCATCGGCCTGGTGCTGGAAAGCGAAAGCCGCCGTCAGGGTGAACGCACCAGCCGCACCATGTACCTACTGGGCATCACCACCGGGTTCTTCCTGCCGCTGAGTTTCATCACCGGCCTGCTGGGCATGAACGTGAGGGGCATTCCCGGGGACGAGACGCCGTATGGCTTCGTTCTTGCCTGCGCACTGATCCTCGGAATCGCGAGTTTCCAACTATGGCTGTTCCGTCGGTTGCGCTGGCTCTGA
- the rraA gene encoding ribonuclease E activity regulator RraA: MQYVTPDLCDAYPDLVQVVEPMFSNFGGRDSFGGEIVTIKCFEDNSLVKEQVDLPGKGKVLVVDGGGSLRRALLGDMLAEKAAKNGWEGIVVYGCIRDVDVIAQTDLGVQALASHPMKTDKRGIGDLNVAVTFGGVTFRPGEYVYADNNGIIISPEPLEMPA; this comes from the coding sequence ATGCAATACGTTACCCCCGATCTGTGCGATGCCTATCCGGACCTGGTTCAGGTCGTCGAGCCCATGTTCAGCAACTTCGGCGGGCGCGATTCCTTCGGCGGCGAGATCGTCACCATCAAATGTTTCGAAGACAACTCCCTGGTCAAGGAACAGGTTGACCTGCCGGGCAAGGGCAAGGTGCTGGTCGTGGATGGCGGTGGTTCCCTGCGTCGCGCCCTGCTGGGCGACATGCTCGCCGAGAAGGCGGCGAAGAACGGCTGGGAAGGTATCGTTGTCTACGGCTGCATCCGTGATGTCGATGTGATTGCCCAGACCGATCTCGGCGTGCAGGCGTTGGCCAGCCATCCGATGAAGACCGACAAGCGTGGAATTGGCGATCTCAATGTGGCCGTCACCTTCGGTGGCGTGACCTTCCGCCCGGGTGAGTACGTATATGCCGACAACAACGGCATCATCATCTCGCCCGAACCGCTGGAAATGCCGGCCTGA